The genomic interval TCAACGATGCGGCGACGAGGAGAATTGCGAGGGCGAAGATTCCAAGTCCGAGGGCGAGTGTGTTGGGGGTGTTGATGTCTCTTTCTTTGGAGTTCAACACGAAGCCGAGTAAACCTGCAAGGATGAGGATGAGAAGTTGTTGATAATCTTTGAGGGATAAAGTCACAAACTCGCGCGTGAAATTGAATACTAAAGTTATCAGTTCGAGCAGACTCGCTGACTCGCCGTATCGCTCGGCGCGGAGTTGAGTCGTTGGGGCGAAGACGAGGAGCGCCATGGCGATCAAAGCAAATATCAAAGCGACGAGTGCGGGGGTAAAAGTCTTTTGCCCCCAAACTTTTTTGTAGCGCGAACCGATGAGGGCAATGACCGTGTACAACGTCAACGCCGAAACGATGACAGTATTGCTCGCCTCGGAGAATCCGCCCGCGAGGAGGGAGAGTAGGGCGATCAGAATTAATTTTGCTTTGGATGGATTTTGGTCCGTGACGAGAGTCAACACCCAGGGGAACAACACGAGAGGGAAAGTGTACGTGAAGAATCCAGTGTTCCAGTATACGGATTGATATAAATGCGGAGCGAGGTAGATGGAAAAATAGACGATGATGAGGGAAAGTAAAGTCGCTTGGAAAGTGGAAAGTGGAAAAGTCGAAAGGGAGGAGAGGTTGAGGAAGAGGCGAACCAAGCCCCACGTCCAGAGAAGAAGCGAGAGAGGGAGGAGAATCTGCAATCCAAAAACGCCGAGCGGATAGAAGAGTCCCGCGAGGATCGTCACGGAGTATCGGCTCGGTGTGTACGTCACGTTGTAGACGTATCCGCGCAGGGTTTCGAGAAATCCCAAATTGCGGAAGTCGGCGTTGTAACACCAGTCGTCTGCCCAGTAGCGGAAGTAGATGCCGAGGTAAGCAAAGACGCCCAAGCCGATGAGGAAGATCGCGAGCGGAAGATACGAGAAACGTTTTTGATCGAAACGCATGGCGGGAAGATTATACCGAATATTGAATTGACATTCCCGCTTCGTCGTGTTATAAAACGCAAACAATTTACGGACTTGCTCATCCAGAGAAGCTGAGGGACCGACCCGTTGACGCTTCGGCAACCAGGCAGTGATTAGTGATCAGTGATCAGTAATCAGTGAAGAAGGTGCCAACTTCGGCGCATGACAGTTCATGCGAGAGATGAGAGATGATATGCGCTGCGCGTGTCGCCTCTCACTGTGAGAGGCGTTTTTGTTTCGCGGCGATCGGTCTGTGATAAAATCTAGACCGACTAGACACGAAAGGAGATTCTGATGAACGACGCTTGGCAGATCCAGGATGCGAAAAATAAATTGAGCGAGGTGATTGCGCGCGCCCTCAAGCAAGGACCCCAACTCATTACGCGGCACGGCGAGAAAACCGTCGTTGTGGTCTCTTACAATGAGTACGAGAAACTCCGCAAGTCGCAGGGCAAACTTTCCGAGTTCTTCCAAGCCTCCCCGCTGGCTGGTCTCGACCTGAAACGCGACAAAAGCCTGCCGCGCAAGGGATTCAAAGCATGAAAGCCCTGCTCGACACCTGCGTAATTTCCGAGCTGGTCTCAAAGAAGCCCAATCCAAAAGTAGTCGGGTATGTGGACCTGCTCGACCCCGAAGACGTGTTCTTGAGCGTCATCACCATCGGCGAGATCGTCAAAGGTATCGAGAAGTTACCAAAATCCCGCCGCAAAACGGACTTGCAAAGTTGGCTCAAGGAAGATTTACTCGTCCGCTTTGAAGGGAACGTTGTCGCTCTCGACACAGACATTCTCATCGCATGGGGCACATTGACCGCGCGACTCGAATCCGTTGGCAAGGCCATGCCTGCCATCGACTCGCTCATCGCCGCGTCGGCGCTGGCAAAAAAGATGACGCTGGTCACGCGCAACGTTGGCGACTTTGAAGGTGCAACTGTGGAGATTGTAAATCCATGGGAATAAGCATTGACGACCACCTCGCCATTCAAGCCGTGATCGCCCGCTTCGCCAACAGTTTTGACCTGAAGGACTGGGACGGACTGCAAGCCTGCTTCACCGAATCCATCTTCACGGATTATGCCGACCTGCGCGGCACGCCGCCTGAGACGATTACCGCCAGCGAATATGTGCGCCTGCGCCGCGAATCGCTGGACGCGTTGAAACTGCATCATCTGGTGAGCAATTACGAAATTGACTTCGCCGATGCAAACTCCGCGACCTGCCGCGCTTCGATGATGGTCTGGCGCAACAATGACGTTGAAGTATCCGCCAGTCACTGTTTTTATACGTTTCAATTGAAGCGGCTAGAGACTGGCGCTTGGAAGATCAGCGGCATTACGCAAAAGATTTTTTGGAATGACGGGAGTTCGTCGGCGCAGAAAGGCGCGAAATAATCAAGACCTCCGAGTTCTCTAAGAACTCGGAGGTCTAACCACCCGCGCTGGAAGATGCGCAAGGGATCAAATAATGAGTCGTAAATTAGCTTTTTACAGCGATCAACAAATTGAACGGTCATCAGCCATGGATGAACGGTTGCTCAATTTAATTGGCAAGCAACATCCAGTGATTGGATATATTCCTTCCTCAGCCGATCCTAAAAGAGCCTGGTTCGAACAGCAACAGGCTTATTACAAATCATTGAACGCCAACTTGTCCGTCTATTTTGAATTGGAAACCGAGTACGATCCTGAAAAGATCGAAGACCTTCTTGCCTGTGATGCAATTCATTTGTCGGGAGGCTCCACTTATAATTTTCTATACTGGCTTCGCGCACGACGATTTATCCCCCTTCTAAGAGACTATGTGGCAAACGGCGGCGTGTTGATTGGCGTAAGCGCTGGCGCGATCCTGATGACACCAGAAATATCAACGACTTGCCTTTGCGGAGAGCAACCATCGCATAATCTAAACGACCTTTCCGCGCTAAATTTCGTTGACTTCGCCTTCCTGCCTCACATAAACCAAATCGAGTCGCCAGAAGCCAAGCTGATCGAATATTCTGTTACCCAAAAGCGCAAAATATTCGGATGTAATGATGGCGACGGAATTATTGTAGACGGCGACAACATCCAATGTATTGGCAATCTAATATGCGCAGAAAATGGGAATCTGCAAACTGCGGCTAGTCCGCTGTAGCGGACTTCCACGTACTGAGGCAGGGCTTTAGCCCACCGAATCACCCCATCGCAACCACCCCGCGCTGGAAGATGCGCAAGGATTGGAAGCTTGAACATAGAAGGAAAATAGTATGCCGCCAAAATCATTTTATGAAATAGATCCTAAAAAGTATTTATTTGAGAGAAATACAACGCCCGAGGAAAAAGTTCGTCAATGGGCTTTATTTGAATTATTGTCAACCTATGGATACAACATTAATAATATACAAATCGAAGTGCAATGTAAAATCGGTAGAAACTATTTTCCTGCCGACATTGTGCTTTACTACAACAATTCCCCTGTCGCCGTACTTGAATGCAAAAAACAGGATGAAACGAATAAAGAAGAAGCCTTCAAACAAGGAATAAGTTATGCCAATTTTCTCCAAGCCGAGTTCGTGGTATTTACGAATGGGGATGTATGGCTTGCAAAAAGAAGGCTTGATTCTGAATGGCATCCAGTATCCGATATCCCAAATCAAATTCAAGTAGAGAGCAAAAAGACAATAACATCAACGCTATGGTTTACACAAAACATTGAACCTGTACTTTATTGGACGTATCAATCAATACCTAAACAATATGCACATAGATATTTCTCACAGCTATGTAACTTTTATATTATGGAAATTAGATCAGATCATAATTTGGACTTTGATCTATGTAATGGGATTGACAATATTCTTCGAGTTCTAGGAGGAATGAGCGAAGAACCAAGCTTTGAAATCACCGATTACAGGATGGGGAAAATTATGGTCGCGTATAAACTTTGCGGTAAATACTTCGACAAACTAGAAGTTCAACATGGGTTTAAGGGACAGGATTTACATGGTTACAATTTTCGAGAATTGCTCGGAGGGTTATTAACCGCCTTTGATGAAATTGTTTTTGCCCATAATGAGCTAACTTTTAAAAACGTTTTACTCGCAAGAATGGGAAGTTCGCTTTGCAAATATTTATGGCGGGTTTCCGAGTCGAATCAGTATCAAGATGTTTCACCAAACACAACAAGGGAAATTGAAAATTTTCTTGATGAAATTATTAAGTTAGAGTTAGGTGTTGGATTGCCAGAATCTTTGGATACAGGATTATGTGAAGAATTGAGAAGCTTAACATCGTCAAAATGGGAAGACCATCTTAGGAGTAATAATGTCTAATCGCAAATACACCAACCGCTCGTACCTCGACGCCCTCGAGAAGAAAATCCTCGTCTTCGACGGCGCGATGGGAACGAGCCTGCAAGTGCAAAACCTGACTGCCGAACATTTCGGCGGCGAACAATATAACGGATGCAACGATTACCTCGTCATCTCATATCCCGAAGCCGTGGAAAAAGTCCATCGGTCGTTTCTTGAAGTCGGCGTGGACGTTCTTGAAACGGATACCTTCCGCTCGAATCGTTTGACGATGGTGGAATATAGCTTGCAAGACAGAATCATTGAAATCAATATGGCGGCGGCGCAATTGGCAAAACGACTCGCCAATGAATACGCCGAGAAAACAGGTCAACCAAGATTCGTCGCTGGCTCGATTGGACCGAGCGGCAAACTTCCCTCCACCAACGACCCCGACCTGTCGAACGTCACATACGATGAGTTGATCGCCGCGTTCGCCGAGCAGGCTGAAGGTCTGATTCGAGGCGGCGTGGATGTCCTGCTCATCGAAACGTCGCAAGACATCCTCGAAGTCAAAGCCGCGATCGCGGGTCTGCATCAAGCCTTTGAAAAGACTCAAATCTATTTGCCGATTCAGGCGCAGGTCACGCTCGACACGACGGGACGCATGTTGCTCGGCACCGACATCAACGCCTCGCTGACGATCCTCGAAGGCATGGGCATTGACGTGATCGGTCTCAACTGCTCCACAGGACCCGAAC from Candidatus Defluviilinea gracilis carries:
- a CDS encoding type II toxin-antitoxin system Phd/YefM family antitoxin gives rise to the protein MNDAWQIQDAKNKLSEVIARALKQGPQLITRHGEKTVVVVSYNEYEKLRKSQGKLSEFFQASPLAGLDLKRDKSLPRKGFKA
- a CDS encoding type II toxin-antitoxin system VapC family toxin, which encodes MKALLDTCVISELVSKKPNPKVVGYVDLLDPEDVFLSVITIGEIVKGIEKLPKSRRKTDLQSWLKEDLLVRFEGNVVALDTDILIAWGTLTARLESVGKAMPAIDSLIAASALAKKMTLVTRNVGDFEGATVEIVNPWE
- a CDS encoding nuclear transport factor 2 family protein, with translation MGISIDDHLAIQAVIARFANSFDLKDWDGLQACFTESIFTDYADLRGTPPETITASEYVRLRRESLDALKLHHLVSNYEIDFADANSATCRASMMVWRNNDVEVSASHCFYTFQLKRLETGAWKISGITQKIFWNDGSSSAQKGAK
- a CDS encoding Type 1 glutamine amidotransferase-like domain-containing protein — its product is MSRKLAFYSDQQIERSSAMDERLLNLIGKQHPVIGYIPSSADPKRAWFEQQQAYYKSLNANLSVYFELETEYDPEKIEDLLACDAIHLSGGSTYNFLYWLRARRFIPLLRDYVANGGVLIGVSAGAILMTPEISTTCLCGEQPSHNLNDLSALNFVDFAFLPHINQIESPEAKLIEYSVTQKRKIFGCNDGDGIIVDGDNIQCIGNLICAENGNLQTAASPL
- a CDS encoding type I restriction enzyme HsdR N-terminal domain-containing protein, translated to MPPKSFYEIDPKKYLFERNTTPEEKVRQWALFELLSTYGYNINNIQIEVQCKIGRNYFPADIVLYYNNSPVAVLECKKQDETNKEEAFKQGISYANFLQAEFVVFTNGDVWLAKRRLDSEWHPVSDIPNQIQVESKKTITSTLWFTQNIEPVLYWTYQSIPKQYAHRYFSQLCNFYIMEIRSDHNLDFDLCNGIDNILRVLGGMSEEPSFEITDYRMGKIMVAYKLCGKYFDKLEVQHGFKGQDLHGYNFRELLGGLLTAFDEIVFAHNELTFKNVLLARMGSSLCKYLWRVSESNQYQDVSPNTTREIENFLDEIIKLELGVGLPESLDTGLCEELRSLTSSKWEDHLRSNNV